In the genome of Vicia villosa cultivar HV-30 ecotype Madison, WI linkage group LG7, Vvil1.0, whole genome shotgun sequence, one region contains:
- the LOC131619577 gene encoding peptidyl-prolyl cis-trans isomerase FKBP65-like, translating to MAVLTEIEEDKLGEEPGEEIESTPPQKVGEKRQFTANSPIKKKLLKRGLGWETPNFNDHVTVHYVGTLLDGTMLGSTRVSDSPVTFTLGQSEVYAGLDDGIVTMKKGEVALFTLPAAESEGILRDANSVVQFEVELVSWITVVDVCKDGGIIKEIMEKGKGSDRPGDLDEVLVKYRVALVDGTVVAETPECGVEFYVNDGHLLPRLPKVIMTMTRGEKAELIFQPQYAFGETGREASSGFHSIPPDSMLYVNIELVSFKPVINVTGDSMVIKKILKEWEGAYTANKGENVTVSYTAMLEEGTVLEKRGIDEIQPLKFVTDEEQVITGLDQAVATMKKGEKAIISIHPDYAFGNMECESMRHEIRTSTNAMTSVPKLLKFMRPHYGTLKAYYETMTASLKEPMSMALSTVGEDGKPLARVVLLKGLDKDEFVWFTNYGKEGFAASSYASGFGAIYLSVSGMLLYLLSFALGAGPVLCLLMSEILPGKIRTEAMTICLVVHWVINFFVGLFFLRLLEQMGAQLLYDIFGAFCLLAVGCKSEICIWSTSYPGNTTSARSGTISYVGSLFKGSGIRYLLVAFLRSQNGEHVSGLTWSPDGRYLASASYESSSFIVWYVSQGVGSPIRRGLGGISMLKWSPTGDYFFASKFDRTFYLWKTITWTSEQWSSTSSGFVKCATWDPDGRMVLLAFYKFSVMIAQFKQWDPGVILEP from the coding sequence ATGGCAGTATTAACAGAAATAGAAGAAGACAAACTCGGCGAAGAACCAGGTGAGGAAATTGAATCAACACCACCTCAAAAGGTTGGCGAAAAGAGACAATTCACTGCCAATTCACCCATAAAAAAGAAGCTCCTCAAACGTGGACTCGGTTGGGAAACCCCCAATTTCAACGATCATGTTACTGTTCATTACGTTGGAACTTTGCTGGACGGAACAATGTTGGGCTCCACTAGGGTTTCGGATTCTCCCGTCACATTTACTCTTGGCCAAAGTGAAGTGTATGCTGGATTGGATGATGGGATTGTCACCATGAAGAAGGGAGAGGTAGCATTGTTTACATTACCTGCTGCTGAGTCTGAAGGCATTCTGCGAGACGCTAACTCGGTTGTGCAATTTGAGGTGGAACTCGTTTCTTGGATCACTGTAGTGGATGTTTGCAAAGATGGTGGAATTATCAAGGAAATTATGGAGAAGGGTAAAGGGAGTGATCGGCCCGGTGATCTTGATGAAGTTCTTGTGAAGTATCGGGTGGCACTAGTAGATGGTACTGTTGTTGCAGAAACACCGGAATGCGGAGTTGAATTCTATGTGAACGATGGTCATCTTCTTCCTAGATTGCCAAAAGTGATCATGACTATGACCAGGGGAGAGAAGGCCGAATTAATTTTTCAACCTCAATATGCCTTTGGAGAGACAGGGAGAGAAGCTAGCAGTGGGTTCCATTCAATTCCCCCAGACTCAATGCTCTATGTTAACATTGAATTGGTGTCCTTCAAGCCTGTCATAAATGTAACTGGTGACTCTATGGTGATTAAGAAAATTTTGAAAGAATGGGAGGGTGCTTACACAGCCAACAAGGGTGAAAATGTTACTGTCAGTTACACGGCTATGCTAGAAGAGGGCACTGTATTGGAGAAAAGAGGAATTGATGAAATACAACCCTTGAAATTCGTAACTGACGAGGAACAAGTAATTACTGGTCTAGACCAAGCAGTGGCGACAATGAAAAAGGGCGAGAAGGCCATAATTAGCATACATCCTGATTATGCATTTGGAAATATGGAATGTGAGAGCATGAGACACGAAATTCGTACTTCAACTAACGCCATGACCTCAGTTCCCAAGCTATTGAAGTTTATGCGTCCCCATTATGGTACTCTTAAGGCATATTATGAAACTATGACGGCGAGTTTGAAGGAACCAATGTCTATGGCCTTGTCAACTGTAGGGGAGGATGGAAAACCCTTGGCTCGGGTTGTATTGCTAAAAGGCCTTGACAAAGATGAATTTGTGTGGTTCACGAATTACGGCAAGGAGGGATTTGCTGCTAGTTCTTATGCATCAGGATTTGGAGCAATATATCTATCTGTCAGCGGCATGTTGCTGTATTTGTTATCATTTGCTCTTGGTGCTGGCCCGGTTCTTTGTCTCCTCATGTCCGAAATATTACCTGGCAAGATCAGAACCGAAGCAATGACGATTTGTTTGGTTGTGCATTGGGTGATAAACTTCTTTGTTGGTCTATTCTTTTTGCGTTTGCTGGAACAAATGGGGGCACAACTCTTGTACGATATTTTCGGTGCATTTTGTTTGCTGGCTGTGGGTTGCAAGAGTGAAATTTGCATATGGTCTACTTCATATCCCGGAAACACAACATCTGCTAGATCCGGCACTATATCCTATGTAGGAAGTTTATTTAAAGGCTCTGGAATTCGGTATCTCCTGGTTGCTTTTCTTCGAAGTCAAAATGGAGAACATGTTAGCGGCCTTACTTGGAGTCCGGATGGAAGATACTTAGCTTCTGCTTCATACGAGAGCTCTTCTTTCATTGTGTGGTATGTTTCTCAAGGTGTGGGGTCACCTATTCGACGAGGATTAGGAGGCATATCAATGTTAAAATGGTCACCCACTGGAGATTACTTCTTTGCTTCAAAATTTGATAGAACATTTTATCTTTGGAAAACAATCACTTGGACATCAGAGCAATGGTCATCAACTAGCAGTGGTTTTGTCAAGTGTGCAACATGGGATCCAGATGGGCGTATGGTACTGCTCGCCTTTTATAAATTTTCTGTTATGATTGCTCAATTTAAGCAATGGGATCCGGGAgtaattttagaaccttga